In the Magnetospira sp. QH-2 genome, one interval contains:
- a CDS encoding glycosyltransferase family 4 protein, with translation MKILTFTTLFPNAVQPHHGVFVENRQRYLRASGQVEARVVAPVPWFPFTSKMFGSYGDFARIPAREERHGVIIEHPRYALIPKVGMTLTPKFMYQGTRGTIRRILDEGYDFDVIDAHYFYPDGVAAAMLANEFNKPLTITARGTDLNLIPQYPKPRRMIQWCAERADHMMTVCQALKDSLLELGVADDRVTVLRNGVNLENFVPRNREDSRHRLGIHDDRRLLSSVGHLIERKGHEIVIGAMPHLPDAHLVIVGDGPEDAALKALAVELGVEDRVDFLGRRPHEELSWIYSASDALVLASSREGWANVLLEAMACGTPVVASNIWGTPEVVTAPEAGRLMADRTPKALADAAKDLFGTYPDRAMTRAYAERFSWDDTTEGQLRIFGDLMESAKSV, from the coding sequence ATGAAGATCCTGACCTTCACCACTTTGTTCCCCAATGCGGTCCAGCCCCATCACGGGGTGTTCGTCGAAAACCGGCAACGCTATTTGCGCGCCTCGGGACAGGTGGAAGCCCGCGTCGTGGCCCCGGTGCCCTGGTTTCCCTTCACATCAAAAATGTTCGGTTCTTATGGCGACTTCGCCCGGATTCCGGCCCGTGAAGAACGCCATGGGGTGATCATCGAACATCCCCGCTACGCCCTTATCCCCAAGGTGGGTATGACCCTGACACCGAAGTTCATGTATCAGGGCACGCGCGGAACCATCCGCCGCATCCTTGACGAGGGCTATGATTTCGATGTCATCGACGCCCACTACTTCTACCCCGACGGCGTCGCCGCCGCCATGTTGGCCAATGAGTTCAACAAACCGCTGACCATCACCGCCCGGGGTACCGACCTCAACTTGATCCCCCAGTATCCGAAGCCGCGGCGGATGATCCAATGGTGCGCCGAGCGGGCCGATCACATGATGACCGTCTGTCAGGCACTCAAAGACAGCCTGCTGGAACTGGGCGTGGCCGACGACCGCGTCACCGTGCTGCGCAATGGAGTCAACCTGGAAAACTTCGTGCCCCGCAATCGGGAAGATTCCCGTCACCGCCTGGGTATTCACGATGACCGGCGCCTGCTGTCGTCGGTAGGCCATCTGATCGAACGCAAGGGCCACGAGATCGTCATCGGGGCCATGCCGCACCTGCCCGACGCCCATCTGGTAATTGTCGGCGATGGCCCGGAAGATGCCGCGCTGAAGGCGCTGGCTGTCGAGCTGGGCGTCGAGGACCGGGTGGATTTCCTCGGTCGCCGTCCGCACGAGGAACTAAGCTGGATCTATAGCGCTTCCGACGCCCTGGTGCTGGCCTCATCCCGAGAAGGCTGGGCCAACGTGCTGTTGGAGGCCATGGCCTGTGGAACGCCGGTGGTGGCGTCAAACATCTGGGGCACGCCGGAAGTGGTCACCGCCCCCGAGGCCGGCCGCTTGATGGCCGACCGCACGCCCAAGGCCTTGGCCGACGCCGCCAAGGATCTGTTCGGAACCTATCCCGACCGGGCCATGACCCGCGCCTATGCGGAGCGATTCAGTTGGGATGATACGACCGAGGGACAGTTGCGGATTTTTGGCGACCTCATGGAGAGCGCGAAAAGTGTTTAG
- a CDS encoding TIGR03088 family PEP-CTERM/XrtA system glycosyltransferase: MSAPSSVPLVVHVIDQLGIGGLEVVLVNLINNTPTDRYRHAIICLRGATDFKNRITVPGVSIHTLGRRPGKDFSVFRRMWSVLRKLRPAIVHSHNLPTIDMCVPAKLAGVRRLVHSEHGWDISEERGSSRKYNMMRKVLSPLVDRYVPVSKDIETWLRTGVGLPASKVLHIYNGVDTDFFHPAEGNLIPLPAPGFDLANRVVFGTVGRMQTVKDQVNLAKAFVELSRLRPDLMERARLAMIGDGDLKAECESVIAAAGLTDKTWLPGARNDVAELLRGLNVYVLPSISEGISISILEAMSCGLPVAATRVGGNPELVLEGETGLLMPSRDPVALAEALATYMDQPELMQKHGAAGRQRIEQSFSVTSMVNGYLGQYDQLLGRQHP, translated from the coding sequence ATGTCCGCCCCGTCCTCCGTGCCGCTGGTTGTCCATGTGATCGATCAACTGGGAATCGGTGGACTGGAAGTGGTGCTGGTCAACCTGATCAACAACACCCCCACTGATCGCTATCGCCATGCCATCATCTGCCTGCGTGGGGCCACCGACTTCAAAAACCGCATCACCGTTCCCGGTGTCTCAATTCATACCTTGGGCCGCCGCCCGGGTAAGGATTTCTCGGTATTTCGCAGGATGTGGTCTGTGCTGCGCAAGCTGCGCCCGGCCATTGTCCATTCCCACAACCTGCCGACCATCGACATGTGTGTCCCGGCGAAGCTGGCGGGCGTGCGGCGGTTGGTTCATAGCGAGCATGGCTGGGATATCTCCGAAGAACGGGGCAGCAGCCGCAAATACAATATGATGCGCAAAGTCTTGTCGCCTCTGGTGGACCGCTACGTGCCGGTGTCCAAGGATATTGAGACCTGGTTGAGAACCGGGGTCGGCCTACCTGCCTCCAAGGTTCTGCATATATATAACGGTGTGGATACGGACTTTTTTCATCCCGCCGAAGGGAATCTGATTCCCCTGCCCGCCCCAGGCTTCGATCTTGCAAACCGGGTGGTGTTCGGCACCGTCGGCCGCATGCAGACGGTCAAGGATCAGGTCAACCTGGCCAAGGCGTTCGTGGAGCTGTCACGATTGCGTCCGGACCTGATGGAGAGGGCCCGTCTGGCCATGATCGGCGATGGCGACCTGAAAGCCGAATGCGAGTCGGTGATTGCCGCGGCGGGCCTCACCGACAAAACATGGCTGCCCGGTGCCCGCAACGATGTGGCCGAGCTATTGCGCGGCCTGAATGTCTATGTACTGCCGTCCATTTCGGAGGGTATCTCCATCTCCATCCTGGAGGCCATGTCCTGCGGCCTGCCCGTGGCCGCGACCCGGGTCGGCGGCAACCCGGAACTGGTTCTTGAAGGCGAGACAGGTCTGCTCATGCCTTCCCGCGACCCGGTCGCCCTGGCCGAAGCCCTGGCGACCTATATGGATCAACCGGAGCTGATGCAAAAGCACGGCGCCGCGGGCCGCCAAAGGATCGAACAGTCGTTCAGCGTTACATCGATGGTCAACGGCTATCTGGGCCAATACGATCAACTTCTCGGCAGGCAACACCCATGA
- the galE gene encoding UDP-glucose 4-epimerase GalE has translation MSNKSVLVSGGAGYIGTHTCISLLEAGWDVVVIDNLDTGVKEQLPEAVTFYEADVGDYDHTLNVLMRHGCRSIIHFAGFTVVPESVTDPLKYYRNNTCVSRSLIEASIAAGIESFIFSSTAAVYGDPETLPVTEDEPVKPLTPYGTSKLMTEYMLRDVAAATDLKYVALRYFNVAGADPQGRTGQSTPNATHLIKVACEVAAGQRPSMQIFGDDYDTIDGTCVRDFIHVTDLADAHVAALDYLRDGGESQIMNCGYGRGFSVRQVVDIVGEISGAPINAVVGPRREGDIVDICAATDRLRSVLGWVPKHDDLHEIISSAYAWENRER, from the coding sequence ATGAGCAACAAATCGGTATTGGTAAGCGGCGGCGCCGGGTACATCGGCACGCATACCTGCATTTCTCTGCTGGAGGCCGGATGGGATGTGGTGGTCATCGATAACCTGGACACCGGCGTCAAGGAGCAACTCCCCGAGGCGGTGACCTTCTATGAAGCAGACGTGGGTGACTACGATCACACCCTCAATGTCCTCATGCGCCATGGCTGCCGCTCGATTATCCATTTCGCCGGGTTCACGGTGGTACCGGAATCGGTCACCGATCCTCTTAAGTATTATCGCAACAATACCTGCGTCAGCCGTTCGCTGATCGAGGCCAGCATCGCGGCGGGGATCGAATCCTTTATCTTTTCCTCCACCGCCGCAGTCTATGGCGACCCGGAAACCCTGCCGGTGACGGAGGACGAACCGGTCAAGCCCTTGACCCCCTATGGCACGTCGAAGCTGATGACCGAATACATGCTGCGCGACGTGGCGGCGGCCACCGATTTGAAATACGTCGCCCTGCGTTATTTCAACGTGGCCGGGGCGGATCCGCAAGGACGGACCGGGCAGAGCACCCCCAATGCCACCCACCTGATCAAGGTCGCCTGCGAAGTGGCGGCGGGGCAGCGTCCTTCCATGCAGATTTTCGGCGACGACTACGACACCATCGACGGCACCTGTGTGCGCGACTTCATCCATGTCACGGATCTGGCCGACGCCCATGTGGCGGCGCTGGACTATCTGCGCGATGGTGGCGAGAGCCAGATTATGAACTGTGGGTACGGTCGCGGGTTCTCGGTCCGGCAAGTGGTGGATATTGTCGGTGAGATTTCCGGGGCACCGATCAACGCCGTGGTCGGCCCGCGACGGGAAGGCGATATCGTCGATATCTGTGCGGCGACGGACCGCCTGCGCTCGGTGCTCGGTTGGGTGCCGAAGCATGACGATCTGCACGAGATTATCTCGTCGGCCTACGCCTGGGAAAACCGCGAACGATAG
- a CDS encoding lipopolysaccharide biosynthesis protein: MTKFSATAIATIAVIVVARLLTPEEIGVFSVGYAVIAVAHTLRDFGVTSYLIQEPNLTRDHIKTALGITTAAAWSLAAILFAASGTIAQFYDNVGVGEVIRILCLNFLLLPFSSPVFALLRREMNFGALMRIRVTSSFAHAGTSIALAYLGFSYYSLAWSSVVQIVVVVIMSSLAKPDAAMVLPGFKEWRRVLSFGGRVGISKILETLGNSANDLIIGRILGFTSVGLFSRAQGLINLFDIRFMEAVEAVMLPAFSAKNREGSDLKQAYIRSVEYLTVFAWPFFGVLIFTTFPVVRIMFGDQWDAAIPLIQILCFATLLKPFFGMANQVLVALGEVGSNLRAAIIFQGVRVGAIVIAATYSLTAVAASMGLVYLIAFVTFSYFLRRHLGLNPLALILSCWRSLGVALLSVAVPATVHFTLGYAVESYLIHFAYAASGATLGWLIGIFVFRHPVRIDLQAAASKVFRRSKQ; encoded by the coding sequence TTGACCAAGTTTAGCGCCACGGCCATCGCTACGATCGCCGTGATCGTCGTCGCCCGTCTGCTGACTCCCGAGGAAATCGGTGTCTTCTCGGTGGGATATGCCGTGATCGCCGTGGCCCATACGTTGCGGGATTTCGGTGTCACTTCCTACTTGATCCAAGAACCCAACCTGACCCGGGATCACATTAAGACGGCCTTGGGCATCACCACAGCCGCCGCATGGAGTTTGGCTGCCATCCTCTTCGCCGCAAGTGGAACCATCGCCCAGTTCTACGACAACGTCGGTGTCGGCGAAGTCATTCGAATTCTATGCCTCAACTTCTTGTTGCTGCCTTTCAGTTCGCCGGTTTTCGCTCTTTTGCGCCGGGAAATGAATTTCGGCGCTCTGATGCGTATCCGCGTGACCTCCTCCTTCGCCCATGCGGGCACATCCATCGCCCTTGCCTATTTGGGATTCAGTTACTACAGCCTGGCTTGGTCGTCGGTGGTTCAGATTGTCGTTGTCGTTATCATGAGCTCCCTGGCAAAACCTGATGCGGCCATGGTCCTGCCGGGCTTTAAGGAGTGGCGCAGGGTCCTATCCTTTGGCGGTCGTGTTGGCATCTCAAAAATCCTCGAGACCCTTGGGAACAGCGCCAATGACCTGATCATTGGTCGGATCCTGGGTTTCACTTCCGTCGGCCTGTTTAGCCGCGCTCAGGGCCTGATCAATCTGTTTGATATTCGATTTATGGAAGCGGTTGAAGCCGTCATGCTGCCGGCTTTTTCCGCTAAGAACCGCGAAGGATCCGATCTCAAACAGGCCTATATCCGATCGGTCGAATACCTGACGGTCTTCGCATGGCCATTCTTCGGGGTGCTCATATTCACGACCTTCCCGGTGGTGAGGATCATGTTCGGAGACCAATGGGATGCCGCCATTCCCTTGATCCAGATCCTTTGTTTCGCCACCTTGCTAAAACCCTTTTTCGGCATGGCCAATCAGGTCCTCGTGGCATTGGGCGAAGTGGGATCGAATCTGCGGGCTGCCATCATATTTCAAGGTGTTCGCGTCGGCGCTATCGTCATCGCCGCAACCTATTCCCTCACCGCGGTTGCTGCCAGCATGGGTCTGGTTTACCTGATCGCCTTCGTCACATTCTCCTATTTCCTGAGGCGGCACCTGGGTCTAAATCCCCTGGCTCTCATTCTCAGTTGCTGGAGGAGTCTGGGGGTGGCGTTGTTGAGTGTCGCCGTTCCAGCCACGGTTCACTTCACCTTGGGATATGCCGTGGAGTCCTACCTGATACACTTCGCTTACGCGGCCTCTGGGGCCACTTTAGGGTGGCTCATTGGAATTTTCGTATTTCGTCATCCGGTCCGTATCGACCTTCAAGCCGCGGCATCAAAAGTCTTCCGACGGTCCAAGCAATAG
- a CDS encoding response regulator — translation MMITMNEKERESPMTGTANVTPSVGARTGVTWSNSVSGKNYQMDKVESALGIGATELRRTVYGILNREGVSSIHGVGDEQALIDHMKSLMPDILILDCKLEGDAVVQKIKDIRNHRLGDNPFMIIMALIDAPQPEDVMTWVQAGVDDLLIQPVSPAQILKRLMLMIEDRKEFIVTSDYTGPERRKKPRAGQARVEPIKVPNSFQAKATGKYDINQIRLDIDAMRARVNNEKIQRHAEKAMEISNTLHPMLEGNMGGELLTQRLKDLAFIAEDLGRRIPDTDRHDHMDLCHEIHGLAQCLKSDARSADEIKRFTEAMAKFELAFEINETSA, via the coding sequence ATGATGATCACCATGAACGAGAAAGAACGGGAATCGCCCATGACCGGCACAGCAAATGTCACCCCATCCGTCGGCGCTCGAACCGGGGTAACCTGGAGCAATTCGGTATCTGGCAAGAATTATCAGATGGACAAGGTCGAGAGCGCCTTGGGCATCGGGGCAACGGAACTGCGGCGCACGGTTTATGGCATTCTTAACCGCGAAGGCGTCTCGTCCATCCATGGTGTGGGCGATGAACAGGCGCTGATCGATCACATGAAGTCCCTCATGCCGGATATTCTGATCCTCGACTGCAAACTCGAAGGCGATGCAGTGGTGCAGAAGATCAAGGACATCCGCAATCATCGCCTGGGCGACAACCCTTTCATGATCATCATGGCTTTGATCGACGCACCGCAGCCCGAAGACGTGATGACATGGGTCCAGGCAGGCGTGGACGATCTGCTGATCCAGCCAGTATCCCCGGCGCAAATTCTCAAGCGATTGATGTTGATGATCGAGGATCGCAAGGAATTCATCGTCACCAGCGATTATACCGGACCGGAGCGTCGTAAGAAGCCTCGCGCCGGACAGGCCAGGGTCGAACCCATCAAGGTACCAAACTCCTTCCAGGCCAAAGCCACGGGCAAATATGATATCAACCAGATCCGCTTGGATATCGATGCCATGCGGGCCCGGGTCAATAACGAGAAAATCCAACGCCATGCGGAAAAGGCCATGGAAATCAGCAATACCCTTCACCCGATGCTAGAGGGCAATATGGGAGGGGAGCTGTTGACCCAACGGTTGAAAGATCTGGCCTTCATCGCCGAGGATCTGGGGCGCCGTATTCCCGATACCGATCGGCATGACCACATGGACCTCTGCCACGAAATTCACGGGCTTGCTCAATGCCTCAAGAGCGATGCGCGGTCGGCTGACGAAATCAAACGGTTTACCGAAGCGATGGCCAAGTTTGAATTGGCGTTCGAAATCAACGAGACTTCGGCGTGA
- a CDS encoding class I SAM-dependent RNA methyltransferase, producing the protein MNTAPLFEILLVTAPGLEAPLRAEAIENGFRAPKVIKGGVTIKGTWAEVWRAHLQLRGASRILVRIGAFRAMHLAQLDKRARRLPWNEILKVDEPVHVEATCKGSRIYHAKAAAQRISTAIQAERGAPLSPDAGVRIKARIDDDLCTISIDTSGEALHKRGHKQAVAKAPMRENMAALFLRLCGYNGKEPVVDPMCGSGTFIIEAAEIAAGLNPGRSRHFAFEKLATFDQDAWSTLCTDRERPPPSARFHGSDRDAGAIRMSTANAEQAGVSEITTFQRQPISDVAPPDGPCGLVIINPPYGSRIGKKKPLFALYNRLGQTLLERFSGWRVGLITDTDSLAQATRLPFATETTAVSHGGLRIQLYRTDALP; encoded by the coding sequence ATGAATACGGCTCCCCTGTTTGAGATATTACTGGTGACGGCTCCCGGCCTGGAAGCGCCCTTGCGCGCCGAGGCCATCGAAAACGGCTTCCGCGCGCCCAAGGTGATCAAGGGCGGCGTGACCATAAAAGGCACCTGGGCCGAGGTCTGGCGAGCCCATCTGCAACTCCGGGGCGCCAGCCGCATTCTCGTTCGCATTGGCGCCTTCCGAGCGATGCATTTGGCGCAACTGGACAAACGGGCCCGGCGCCTGCCCTGGAACGAAATCCTGAAGGTGGACGAACCGGTGCATGTGGAGGCGACCTGCAAGGGCTCTCGGATCTATCATGCGAAAGCGGCGGCCCAACGGATTTCAACAGCGATCCAGGCTGAACGGGGCGCGCCTCTTTCGCCGGATGCCGGGGTGCGGATCAAGGCGCGCATCGACGACGACCTCTGTACCATCAGCATCGATACCTCCGGCGAGGCGCTCCACAAGCGAGGACATAAACAAGCGGTCGCCAAGGCCCCCATGCGGGAAAACATGGCGGCGCTGTTCCTGCGTTTATGCGGATACAACGGCAAGGAACCTGTTGTGGATCCCATGTGCGGGTCGGGAACCTTTATCATCGAGGCGGCTGAAATCGCAGCGGGCCTCAACCCGGGCCGGTCGCGGCATTTCGCCTTCGAAAAACTCGCGACATTCGATCAAGATGCTTGGTCGACGCTGTGCACGGATCGGGAAAGGCCCCCGCCCAGCGCCCGGTTCCATGGCAGCGACCGCGATGCGGGCGCCATTCGCATGAGCACCGCCAATGCGGAACAGGCCGGAGTCAGCGAGATTACAACGTTTCAGCGCCAGCCCATCAGCGACGTGGCCCCACCGGACGGGCCCTGTGGCCTTGTGATCATCAACCCGCCCTATGGCAGCCGGATCGGCAAGAAGAAGCCCTTGTTCGCCCTTTACAACCGCCTGGGCCAGACGCTCTTGGAGCGTTTTTCCGGCTGGCGGGTCGGGCTGATCACCGATACGGACTCCCTGGCCCAGGCAACAAGACTGCCCTTTGCGACGGAGACGACCGCGGTTTCCCACGGAGGACTGCGGATACAGCTCTATCGGACCGACGCGCTGCCTTGA
- a CDS encoding sulfotransferase: MPLPTFIVIGSAKCGTTSIHAYMQQHPNVCMSRNKETNFFAYGDDVVKTHWSHLPHPVKTMEEYLDQFHPEEGETALGEASPIYFNAPSVPQRIMDTVPDVKLILSLRNPVDRAISGYFMHIREGAQANNFDDFDFRARYVAGSYYAELLQRYTSVFGLERIKIVLFEDLKRDAGAFMSDLYDYVGVDAGFSPDMSRTHNPGKVPKNEALNRFLLNPTLRNKIAPLFPAPLRKLGKSALEMNRTRLPKFPEDLRAQLVDHCRDDVEKLRDLTGLDFAAWKEFSA; encoded by the coding sequence ATGCCTCTTCCTACCTTTATTGTCATTGGCTCGGCCAAATGCGGCACCACTTCCATCCACGCCTACATGCAACAGCATCCGAACGTATGCATGAGCCGTAACAAGGAAACCAATTTCTTTGCTTATGGGGATGACGTGGTCAAGACCCATTGGTCGCATCTGCCCCATCCGGTCAAAACCATGGAAGAGTACCTGGATCAGTTCCATCCGGAAGAAGGCGAGACCGCTCTGGGCGAGGCGTCGCCGATTTATTTCAATGCGCCGAGCGTCCCTCAACGCATCATGGACACCGTGCCTGACGTCAAGCTGATCCTCAGTCTGCGCAACCCGGTTGACCGCGCCATTTCCGGCTATTTCATGCATATTCGAGAAGGGGCGCAGGCCAACAATTTCGATGATTTCGATTTCCGGGCTCGCTATGTGGCCGGTAGCTATTATGCCGAGCTGTTGCAGCGCTATACATCCGTGTTCGGGTTGGAGCGGATCAAGATTGTCCTGTTCGAAGACTTGAAACGAGATGCCGGTGCTTTCATGAGCGATCTCTATGACTATGTGGGTGTGGATGCGGGTTTCTCGCCGGATATGTCGCGGACCCACAATCCCGGCAAGGTACCGAAGAACGAGGCCCTCAATCGCTTCCTATTGAACCCGACCTTACGCAACAAGATCGCACCGCTGTTTCCAGCTCCCTTGCGCAAACTGGGTAAGTCGGCGTTGGAAATGAACCGCACCAGGCTGCCGAAGTTCCCCGAGGATCTGCGGGCACAATTGGTCGATCACTGCCGGGATGATGTGGAAAAGTTGCGGGATTTGACCGGCCTGGACTTTGCGGCCTGGAAAGAATTCAGCGCCTGA
- a CDS encoding transposase, translated as MARLARVVLPGIPHHVTQRGNGRAQTFFGEADYQLYRDLLATHCRNSAVGVLGWCLMPNHVHLILTPSDEDGLRRALSKVHRRFAGHVHARENRSGHFWQGRFGCVAMDEAHLVASIAYGALNPVRARLVSHVGDWPWSSIHAYRNPARGDGITDIAAVAPYLEQAEGLIAAGEEDARFNALRKAESIGRPIGNDAFYDSIEKQTGRSLKPAKRGPKPAKDQVSDPSSD; from the coding sequence ATGGCCAGACTCGCCCGCGTTGTTCTTCCCGGTATACCTCACCATGTGACCCAGCGCGGCAATGGGCGGGCGCAGACCTTCTTTGGCGAGGCCGATTACCAATTGTACCGGGACCTGCTGGCCACACATTGCCGAAACAGCGCCGTCGGCGTTTTGGGCTGGTGCCTGATGCCGAACCATGTGCACCTAATTCTGACACCGAGTGATGAAGACGGATTGCGGCGGGCGCTCTCGAAGGTTCACCGCCGCTTCGCCGGGCATGTGCACGCACGGGAGAACCGCTCGGGCCACTTTTGGCAGGGCCGCTTTGGCTGTGTCGCCATGGATGAGGCCCATCTGGTGGCCAGTATAGCCTATGGAGCGCTTAACCCCGTTCGGGCGCGGCTGGTGAGCCATGTGGGGGATTGGCCCTGGTCTTCCATTCATGCCTATCGCAATCCGGCGCGCGGCGACGGCATCACGGATATCGCCGCCGTCGCCCCCTATTTGGAGCAGGCCGAAGGCTTGATTGCCGCCGGAGAAGAAGATGCGCGGTTCAATGCCCTTCGCAAGGCGGAATCCATTGGCCGCCCCATCGGCAACGACGCCTTTTATGATTCGATCGAGAAACAGACAGGCCGGTCCCTGAAGCCCGCCAAGCGAGGCCCCAAACCGGCAAAGGACCAAGTCTCCGATCCTTCGTCGGATTGA
- a CDS encoding cyclic nucleotide-binding domain-containing protein, translated as MASLRKIQVSTGIHWIEVPEADLYVLCGSPADSVKHLMLRGLIVPMEKDGVKFESGPNAILLSDAMIQNGHFANLAEFPVLQMLYRQGMILPNHPNNKGNRPVLLGSERQVKAQMEYIFRGNYGLVSQEELEQAGMSPDEATEMMSLKLKFAFGKIRESKDLLDNRSVGVDPVEIRNGVTVRRTSFNCFEFAHNGDKVSVDLNLTEDQRYAPPYRMGFHEIKREHFGIIHSGDGDGWDVNRPCTASILMYQGYIYLIDAGPNLLHSLTALGIGTNEIKGIFHTHSHDDHFAGITALIQAGFRMKYYATPLVRHSVTKKLTALLGISEERFSDFFEVVDLNFDQWNDVEGMEVMPVHSPHPVETNLFLFRTLGEDGHRSYAHFADISSFNILEGMIRKEGQEIGITQEMFEKTKKDYLHPANIKKIDIGGGLIHGMAEDFENDPSDMIILSHTSLDLTARQKEIGSDAPFGTTHILIPDHTDIARRTAFEYLRAYFPDAVRHTTRNIMNNQLFTLNPGTIIMREGEHNTEILLILSGIVEMIKSDSPTAYPLSAGTLVGEYSGLHGLPCNATYRTASFVQAMRIPGTMYADFVHQNDFHDRIERLHETRTFLQGTWLFGEEVSYATHNVIAERTIIHHDAKPGTSIDVHAGSLFMIKSGTVDCLVGTLAVTVLKTGDFMGGESIISQPPRPTNYKVKETATILEIPADILRQIPIVMWKLLEAYDRSSN; from the coding sequence ATGGCATCCCTGCGCAAGATCCAAGTTTCCACAGGCATCCATTGGATTGAGGTGCCTGAAGCGGACCTGTATGTGCTCTGTGGATCCCCTGCCGACAGCGTGAAACACTTGATGCTGCGCGGGCTGATCGTCCCGATGGAAAAGGACGGTGTCAAATTCGAGTCCGGCCCCAACGCCATCTTGCTTTCCGACGCCATGATCCAGAACGGCCATTTCGCCAATCTGGCTGAATTCCCGGTTCTGCAGATGCTCTATCGCCAAGGCATGATTCTGCCCAACCATCCCAACAACAAGGGCAACCGTCCGGTCTTGTTGGGGTCAGAGCGTCAGGTCAAGGCGCAGATGGAGTATATCTTCCGCGGCAACTATGGTCTGGTGTCCCAAGAGGAACTGGAACAGGCGGGCATGTCCCCCGACGAAGCCACCGAGATGATGAGCCTGAAACTCAAGTTTGCCTTTGGCAAGATTCGTGAGTCCAAGGACCTACTCGACAATCGCAGCGTCGGAGTGGACCCGGTGGAGATCCGCAACGGGGTGACGGTTCGTCGAACCTCGTTCAACTGCTTTGAGTTCGCTCACAACGGCGACAAAGTCAGCGTCGATTTGAATTTGACCGAGGATCAGCGTTATGCGCCGCCCTACCGCATGGGCTTTCACGAGATCAAGCGCGAGCATTTCGGCATCATCCATTCCGGCGATGGCGATGGTTGGGATGTCAATCGCCCCTGTACCGCCAGCATCCTCATGTATCAGGGCTATATCTACCTGATCGATGCCGGGCCGAACCTGCTGCATAGTCTCACCGCGCTGGGTATCGGCACCAATGAGATCAAGGGCATCTTCCACACCCATTCCCATGATGACCATTTTGCCGGCATCACGGCCTTGATCCAGGCCGGATTCCGCATGAAGTATTACGCCACGCCCTTGGTCCGCCATTCCGTGACCAAGAAGCTGACGGCGCTCTTGGGAATCAGCGAAGAGCGATTCAGCGATTTCTTCGAAGTGGTGGATCTGAACTTCGACCAGTGGAACGACGTGGAAGGCATGGAGGTCATGCCCGTCCATTCACCTCATCCGGTGGAAACCAATCTGTTCTTGTTCCGCACCTTGGGCGAAGACGGCCACCGGTCCTACGCCCATTTTGCCGATATTTCCTCGTTCAACATTCTCGAGGGCATGATCCGCAAGGAAGGTCAGGAAATCGGCATCACCCAGGAGATGTTCGAGAAGACCAAGAAGGATTATCTCCATCCGGCCAATATCAAGAAGATCGATATTGGCGGCGGACTGATCCACGGCATGGCTGAAGATTTCGAAAACGATCCGTCGGACATGATTATCCTGTCCCACACCTCGCTGGACCTGACCGCCAGGCAGAAGGAAATCGGCTCGGACGCGCCCTTTGGCACCACCCATATCCTGATCCCGGATCATACGGATATCGCCCGGCGCACCGCCTTTGAGTATCTGCGCGCCTACTTCCCCGATGCCGTGCGCCATACCACGCGCAACATCATGAACAACCAGTTGTTCACCCTCAACCCCGGCACCATCATCATGCGTGAGGGCGAGCATAATACCGAGATCCTGCTGATCCTGTCCGGTATCGTCGAGATGATCAAATCAGACTCGCCCACGGCCTATCCGTTGTCGGCTGGCACGTTGGTCGGCGAGTACTCCGGCCTGCACGGCCTTCCCTGCAACGCCACCTACCGCACCGCCAGTTTCGTCCAGGCCATGCGCATCCCGGGCACTATGTACGCAGACTTCGTGCACCAGAATGATTTCCACGACCGCATCGAGCGGCTGCACGAAACCCGCACCTTCTTGCAAGGCACTTGGCTATTCGGCGAGGAAGTCTCTTACGCCACCCACAATGTCATCGCCGAGCGAACCATCATCCATCATGACGCCAAACCCGGCACCTCCATTGATGTTCATGCCGGATCGCTGTTCATGATCAAGTCCGGCACGGTGGATTGCTTGGTCGGCACCCTGGCGGTCACGGTGCTCAAGACCGGTGACTTCATGGGCGGAGAATCAATCATCTCTCAGCCGCCGCGCCCGACCAATTACAAGGTCAAGGAAACGGCCACCATCCTGGAGATCCCGGCGGATATTCTGCGCCAGATCCCCATTGTCATGTGGAAACTGCTGGAAGCCTACGATCGCTCTTCGAACTGA